A segment of the Candidatus Nanopelagicales bacterium genome:
TTCAACCCCCACACGCTGCGGTCGCACCGCCGTTGCCGATCCCAACACCGTGACTTCATTCTTCGTGGAGCTGGTCTTGAAGTGGAAGGCGGTTCTCCGGGCCGAAGGGGGACGAGTCGGTCTGTAAGCCGGATCCTGTGAGCCGCGACCCCGGCGAACCGAGAGCGCGTTGGTGATCATCCATCTAGGGCTGCCGTTGCCGACAGTCTCGTGCGGTCTACCCGCAGACATCGAGCAGGCGACTCGTCTGCGCAAGCAGGAGGCCGAAGCCTCCCACCCTCTTGACCTTGCTCCAGGTGGGGTTTGCCGAGCCGCTCCGGTCACCCGGAACGCTGGTGGTCTCTTACACCACCGTTTCACCCTTACCGGCACTTGCACACCGGCGGTCTGTTTTCTGTGGCACTTTCCCGCGGGTTGCCCCGGGTGGGCGTTACCCACCACCCTGCCTTGTGGAGTCCGGACTTTCCTCGACCCTGTTGCCAGCGCCGCGATCACCCGACCGACTCGTCCGCGGTCAGGCTACGGCATTGATCACGTTTGCCGCGTCGCGATGAGGGAACAACTGAGTCAGAAGCACCCGCGATGCCCTCCGCATTTGGGACGGAGTTGGAACGCGAGCCTCTCGACACAGTCGAAGACCCCTCCACATATGGGATGGAGGGGTCTTCGTGTCCGCCCAGCCCAGGCGCGCGGCGGAGGAGCCACAGCACCGCAACCTCCGGCCATCCGTCGTTCCGCAGCGCCATTCAAAAGGCGCCGCACGTCGGCGACCTCACAATTCCGGTGCTCGCCTTTCTTACGCGAACGAGCCCAGTGAACCCCCGCCATTGGCGAAAATCAATGAGCGCTGCCAAGATGCCGCCAGATGGGTGAACAGATCGGCGTCGGTTGCCAGTCACACCGCTAGCTGAATCGATCTATGCGCCCTGAAAGTCCCGCAGCGACGTTGTCGAGCGACTCATTCACCAGTGCGTCGGCGGCGACGTTCTGCGCGCGTGGGACCCACGTGTACCTGACCTGGGCCGCGGGGAAGGCATCCCGAACCCGCAGAGCGATGGCACGAATCTCGGGATGCTTGATTTTCCAGCGTCCGCTCATCTGCTCAACGATCAACTTGGAGTCAAGCCTGGCTTCAACGGACGCCCGTGAGTCGAGGTTGGCGACGATCTCCAAGCCGGCCAGGACCCCGCTGTACTCTGCGATGTTGTTCGTGGCGACCCCCAGGTAGTCGGCCTGTTCAGCAACGACCTCCCCGGTCGTGCCGGACCGAACGACCGTTCCGTACGCCGCAGGTCCGGGATTGCCACGTGAGCCACCATCGGCTTCAACGATGTAGTGGGCGGTCATCCCGTTGGAACCGGTCGAATCAAGATCCGTCGGCATGACTCGCAACGGGTGACCTCGTCGGGGGCAGCCGCTGCAATCTCCTTCATGTCAATCGGCGAGATCTGCATGTGACAGCCGTCGCACCGGTTACCGCGTAGGGGTGCCGCGCCGACGCCGCCCTGGTCTGCGCGGATCTTGTCGTAAAGCTTGAGCAGGTCTTCCGGGACGCTCGCGGCAATCCGCTGGCGCCCTTCGCTACTCGACGCGCGGTCCTCGTTCAACGCCGCCAGTGCACCGTCACGGGCGGTCACTAGCTCATCGCGCCGGGCTTGCGCGTCGCCGATCGCGGTGGTCAGCCGAGTCACCAGTCCCTGTGCCTGCTCGGCGGCCTCCATCACCTCGAGTTCGACATCCTCCAGTTCGTTCTGTCGCCGCTGAAGGGAAGAAATCTCATGTTGCAGTTCCGACAACTGTTTGGACGAGGTGATGGACCCGGAATCGAGCAACTCCTGGTCCTTGCGGGTTCGGGTACGAACCTGTTGCACGTCGTTGTCGGCCCGTTCCAGCGCCCGGGAGACATCGGTGACCTCCACCTGAGCCGTCGCCGCCTCCGAGCGCAGCTGCTCAAGTTGATCGTCCAGCTTTGCCAACTCCACCGCCTCGGGCAGCGTCGCCTCCCGATGATTCAGCTGATCGATTCGGGTATCGAGGTCTTGAACCTCAAGCAATTGCTGCTGTGCTGCTGGACTTGCCTTCACTACAACGATCCTCCGTCTGGTGCTGGGTCGATCAA
Coding sequences within it:
- a CDS encoding reverse transcriptase-like protein, which codes for MTAHYIVEADGGSRGNPGPAAYGTVVRSGTTGEVVAEQADYLGVATNNIAEYSGVLAGLEIVANLDSRASVEARLDSKLIVEQMSGRWKIKHPEIRAIALRVRDAFPAAQVRYTWVPRAQNVAADALVNESLDNVAAGLSGRIDRFS